A single Asterias rubens chromosome 13, eAstRub1.3, whole genome shotgun sequence DNA region contains:
- the LOC117298669 gene encoding uncharacterized protein K02A2.6-like: MSDVKTLVTTAPILAYYNPKRDVTIQCDASKTGLGAAILQEGKPIAYASRALTPTEQRYAQIEKEALARFHQYTFGQKNLVESDHKPLETIVKKPLHRAPRRLQGMLMRMLNYDIEILWKKGTEMHLADMLSRSYLPYTDGSDDFAQVNLVDSLSMGPDRLRQIKEETDKDESLQLLKVVIQQGWPDEKDFLPSQTLPYFNVRDELSLSDGLVFRGERIVIPSSLRKEMIKTVHNSHLGVESSLRRARECLFWPGMSAEIKQFVSNCDACRSYETKNQKETLMPHDLPNRPWEKIGADLLEYDGKDYLITVDYLSNFWEIDRLHNLTSKTVIKKLKSHFARYGIPNSVISDNGGQFTSDEFKKFSKVWDFEHFTISPKHSQSNGKVESAVKAAKRLLKKCKKANSDPYMALLELRNTPTQGISSSPAQRLHSRRTRTLLPTSNSLLVPRGKDIMESERAKMKHLQRKQSDNYNKHAKDLPSLAEGDVVRLKPFRSGEKQWPRAVVSKRLDERSYEIETQQGQTLRRNHVDLKKTREEPPVMHGHTNMRHLHAPTPTDQCITKQTILPPQSHPDPQVSDGSGTPKQPTRKQPTRIPQMEHPPGMHQTIDPNPQQETIELKDLPKTRSGRMIKEPSRLKD; encoded by the coding sequence ATGTCTGATGTAAAAACACTGGTTACAACTGCACCAATACTGGCCTACTACAATCCAAAAAGAGATGTAACCATACAATGTGATGCCAGTAAAACAGGTCTCGGTGCGGCTATCCTACAAGAAGGAAAACCAATTGCTTATGCAAGTAGGGCATTGACCCCAACTGAACAGAGATATGCCCAAATTGAGAAAGAGGCTCTTGCACGATTCCACCAGTACACCTTTGGTCAAAAAAATCTAGTTGAAAGTGACCATAAACCGCTCGAGACAATTGTCAAGAAACCACTTCATCGTGCCCCAAGACGTCTCCAAGGCATGCTGATGAGAATGTTGAACTACGACATAGAAATTCTCTGGAAGAAAGGCACGGAAATGCATCTTGCAGATATGCTGTCCAGATCCTACCTACCGTACACTGATGGATCAGATGACTTTGCTCAGGTCAACCTGGTTGATAGCCTTAGCATGGGACCAGACAGACTACgacaaataaaagaagaaacggACAAAGATGAATCACTGCAACTACTGAAAGTGGTGATCCAACAAGGGTGGCCCGATGAGAAAGACTTCCTTCCATCCCAAACACTACCTTACTTCAACGTTCGTGACGAACTCTCCCTTTCGGATGGTCTTGTGTTCCGAGGGGAGCGCATCGTAATACCAAGCTCACTCAGGAAAGAAATGATAAAGACAGTTCACAACTCTCATCTTGGTGTTGAAAGTTCCCTCAGGAGAGCTCGTGAATGTCTATTCTGGCCAGGCATGTCTGCTGAGATAAAGCAGTTTGTATCAAACTGTGATGCGTGCAGATCATATGAGACAAAAAACCAGAAGGAAACACTCATGCCTCATGATCTACCAAACCGCCCCTGGGAGAAAATTGGAGCCGATCTTCTAGAGTATGATGGTAAGGACTACCTAATCACTGTTGACTATTTGTCCAACTTCTGGGAAATAGACAGACTCCACAACCTGACCTcaaaaactgtcataaaaaagTTGAAATCTCACTTTGCAAGATATGGCATACCAAACTCGGTAATCAGCGACAATGGTGGTCAGTTCACGTCCGATGAGTTCAAGAAATTTTCCAAAGTTTGGGATTTTGAACATTTCACTATCTCCCCCAAACATAGCCAATCTAATGGTAAAGTGGAGTCTGCAGTGAAGGCTGCAAAAAGACTACTAAAGAAGTGCAAGAAAGCCAACTCTGACCCATACATGGCACTTCTTGAACTGAGAAATACTCCAACTCAAGGAATCAGCAGCAGTCCCGCACAAAGACTGCATAGCCGAAGAACCAGAACCCTTCTACCCACATCTAACAGCCTGTTAGTACCAAGAGGAAAAGACATCATGGAAAGTGAGCGAGCCAAAATGAAACATCTACAGAGAAAACAGTCGGACAACTACAACAAACATGCAAAAGACTTGCCATCGCTGGCAGAAGGAGATGTTGTACGACTGAAACCATTCCGCTCTGGAGAAAAACAATGGCCACGGGCTGTTGTAAGCAAGAGACTGGACGAGAGATCCTACGAAATCGAAACCCAACAAGGACAGACCTTGAGACGCAATCATGTTGACCTGAAGAAAACGCGTGAAGAACCACCAGTAATGCATGGTCACACAAACATGAGACACTTGCATGCCCCGACCCCCACTGACCAATGCATTACAAAGCAAACCATCCTACCACCACAGAGTCACCCAGACCCACAAGTATCTGATGGATCTGGAACACCGAAACAACCCACACGGAAACAACCCACACGCATCCCTCAAATGGAACACCCCCCAGGAATGCATCAAACAATTGACCCAAACCCTCAACAAGAGACAATTGAACTGAAAGACTTGCCAAAAACCAGATCTGGTAGAATGATCAAAGAACCTAGCAGACTAAAGGACTAA